The Gossypium raimondii isolate GPD5lz chromosome 2, ASM2569854v1, whole genome shotgun sequence genome segment ATTATTCGGTCCTGCAACATCACCGAGTAAAACCTGCTGGACATCAGCTATGGAACTATAAAGAGTAGAGGGTAGAGTAAAACCAAAACAGTGTAAAACCCAAACCTTAATTAGATGCGAGGGAAACTTCAAGGGCATTGTGAGCAGTAGTATCCGCGACAGCCCGAGCGCCGGTGCAGGCTTGCTTTTGACCCCATCATCCTGCACCGTTAATGGGGTTGAGTTGATTGATTGCTATTCagaatcatcatatacttcttcatcagaaaattcatcaaatgatCGCATGTCTAGTTGGTATCGAAGGATGCCTCCAATACCGCCAAACCCACGGCAGAACTGAGAACCCTCCTGGGATTTGTTGGTAACGAACTCAAGGCTACAGCCAAACTGCCTGTATTCATTAGCAAACCACTCTAACAGTGGCATCTTCTCAACAACCTCCAGATCTGCAGAGCTGACTGGATCGCGGAAGTTGCTCTCATTGGCTTCCTGCTCcttgtttaaatgttttatgGTAATTTCACCAGTAGTGCTATTCTTCAGCTGATACCGATTTATGTCCAGATTTTCCCACACTATAAGTGTCTCAACGGCTCCCATCTCCAAGGCCTTCAGTGTGTCATCCACTCCGAAAACATACTTCCCAGTATCTTGACTGATCTCCTCAAAGTATTTCCCTATTAAGCGCTTCTCCTGTATGAATTTCACATTCGCCAGTATTTCAGAGGAAAGCTCAATTGCCTGGTTGAAACCATTCTCTCCTCCATAAGAGACATCAACCACATTCAGAATCTTAGCCTGAAGCCGCTGATCAAACATATCAGATTGACTCAGCTCAGTTTTGAAATCAGCTGATCCAGCCAATATTAATCCAGATACATTAGGCTGGCTGGTGGAAGGGTTGATAAAAAATTGAGTAGCAAGTTCAGCTGTCTTCCTCACATAGTTGTGGCGCTTTTCCATTCGAAGTCGAGCAAAACGAAGGGCTGATTGTCCACCTCTCCCATGCTTCTTTGGAAGATCAACACTGAACTTATGAAGTACCTCCCTGGTGTTACCACTTAATGTCCCAAAAAGAGTTCCATTACCATCCATCACAATAAAACCAAACTTATCATCCGACTCCAAAAGTTCATTCAGTGCCTCCGTGTGAAACTTGTTGTCACAGAGATAAAGAGAAGCATTTATAGGCCTGAAAGGCTCAAAATCAATTGtgactttcttttctttcccatCATCAGTCACAATTGTTCCAGTGTAGAGCACAAGTCCGTTGGGAGGAACCTTACTATAAAGTTTGAGCCTCTGCTGAGCAGATGTGATAGCACCTAACACGGATTGACGGTTGACTCTGCTTTTGATGTTTGAAGCTGTTCCAAATTCATCTCCAAGCATCTTGGTAACCCTTGAAATCTGATCACGTGGAGGCATTATGAGAGATATCATGCTGGTGCCGTTGCCTCTAGCGGCTTCAAGTGCTTTAATAAGCTTCTTGATCTTCCATATCTCAATATTCTTGTCACTCTCGTGACCGTCTGCCATCACTAGGTAAAGTAGTAACTTCCGAAAACAGAAAGCTGCAAAAATTACCCAGAAGCCCaacaaattgttttaaaaagctataactcaaatcaaaattattcaaatctaCCACTAAGGGCatcaaaaaaagataaatagaTAAACAAAAAAGAATCTTCAAATGCCaaatcaacaaataaaagatCTAGATCAAATAAACAGACgaagaaaaaacaaatcatAATCACGATCTTGTATCAGGTAAAATCAAACATTGGGAAAAGAAACTGCATACATAACCTTCACTTACGAcacatcaaatttatttatacacacaaaaGCATATTCGAATGACCTAAAAATAGTTGCAACAAATTATTATCGTCTAACGCGGTAATTCTTCAAAGAGCCATCAAAATTCACAAactttaaataaacaaatagacATCAAAGCATATACTTAatccaaacaaacaaaaataataacaaagatgTTAAATACTACATAAAACAGAAAGAAATACTTGAGTAAAAAATATATTcccaatttttttcaaaattagagcTCCCTACCAACGTAATCATTTTAACAAATTCTGATTGCAACTAATCAAATTTCCAATAAAGCAATAATAAATTCctaatattaaaaaagataatCGAAAACAATAGAAAAAGTTGAGCGCCAAAattcataacaaaaataaacaaaaacaagtgAAATTAAAACCAAAGCGATATCTGAAATTTCTCCGCCGATCAAATTAGAAATCAGATGGAGatccaatataaaaaattaaaaaaaacaaataaataaatcaaaaagaaaaacatgaacCTGAGGGTTAATCGGCTTGAACGGGTTGAAGAAGAGGCTGCAAAATTGCAAGCTTGGTTGAGAGCCAAACGCAGCCGATAATAATATTCTAATCGGCACGGCTACGCAAGTTCCTTTATATAGACACGAAGCAGCGGCCCTAGAACCTTGTACTGGTagaattgtaattttataattttcctaccatatttattgatttatttatttatatacaactAAAGGAAAAAGATTAAAGATATTCTGGCtgctcttttttcctttttctaataTAACTTTTGTGGTTACcgaatttatcatttaattttttttataaaatttatcgtatcttattatttatatattatattacaaaatgtaaaattcaattttaagttCAACAATCTATTTAAATGCTAcgagaattatttaaaatttaaattaattaataattttagaattttgtaataatttttaaaagaaattatatatgcAATAAGTTCATAGAATAAAAAACTGATAAgattaacaatttaaaatttcctcATTTCGAATTTATAGGAATTTTAttctacaaaatatttattttatactgTGTGAATTTTAGAGAATCAAACCTCATAtggtcaatttttttaatatttatgattctaggcttttttatatatatttatgagaaTAGGTTATTTTTGGAGAAAGAAACCTAAAATGTATTGATGGGGCATCGAAAtcaccaaattttaaattcctacgataaaataatactaaatagtAGTATAGAGTAGTAGAGTCAAATCCACAAGGACTGGTTATCCAATTTCGCCTTTTTCTTGTGACCAAAATTATTGTTGCGGTACAGTCATGCTCACGACCTGTGCGTTgcaagttgaaaaataaaaaaaaatccttgaAAGAAAGTTTTTCCTTCCAACCGATAAGTTGGTTATAGTGATCGAGGACGCCTCAAACCACAATCGACTCAACTTTAGGGGATGAATTTGTACTATCACATATATCACAGAGATAATAAATATAGAATTGCAAAGTATTTAATGTGAGTTCATATCTCACAATTGCTTTGTCAGAGCGGTAACCGAGTTAAGGCTAAAAGGACTTagttaattatgaaataaatcattCTAGATGGAATATGAAAGTGgcttttaatgaaaattgtgGAAAGTAGAAAGGGGCAAATAAATTGAAGTGTTGAAGGTAAAGGAAAGAAAGTAAAATGGCAAAATGAAGCATTAATGCaggaaatgaaaaagaaaaagaaaagaatttattaattctaaaatcCAAGTCTGCCCAGTATTTATACACATTTCTAGCGCTAAAATTTAGTTAGATTTTTCTTAAACATTATTACTAggtaaatcaaaattttaaaattaaatttaaactaaaaatcaaatataaatgaattacagaattttaacaatatcaaaaataatttaatctttatccAGCCAATTTcaaatcttcaatctttatccagcCAACTtcaaatcttcaatctttcaatctACCCCTCCTCTTTgttttttgttccaatttagcccctttttgtatgattttgaattttaacacaccaacttcattcttgataaaaaaaatctaaattcagTTGCACCTTATTCGATAATTAGCCAAACATAGatgcattaaaaatataaatttatcttgCTATCACGCATCTTATAGAGCgcattttcactaaaaattaataatttggtttttttttgttagataGTTAAGTATTAATGCTTTTGTCCTTGAGTCCTGAGTTTGATTCTCTTCTaatcacatttgtattttttatttcatgttgtttcaatttttttaattaatatttttagcaCATTAATTTTTTGGTTAGATGGTTAGATAATTATGATTTCATCATTAAGTCATGGgttcaaattttcttataagcattttaatatgtatttttatttgttgtttaaatttttattttaattaattttataattaataaatatattgttttcaagttttttaattaataactcttttatttataaaatcaaataataaatatataattattttttttaaaaacatcaatgataagtgctaaaagtagcATGTTTTAACCCCATTCTTAATacgtttttgggtgattattttatgttaattgtgaattttatactcttaatcctttaaaatcatgttttaatgcCTAATAGAGCATTTTGGAGCAAAAGGAGCGAGAATCGGATCGTCGAAGCAAGCTACAGAGGCCACATGGGTTGAATCATTTCACACAGCCTACCACATGCCACACGGGCTTGTAGTAGGCCGCGTCGATTTCACGGGATTCTGTACCAAATAGcagaaaatattgatttttaagtttttcaagcATTCTAAGgcgtatatatgacaaaaataagaagataaaagTGAGTCAtcataaatattcaagaaaataactcgaaaaacaccattgaagttGACTCTAAAGTAGATTTtcgtcaagattgaagattcccagttgattcttaggaaattatcattagtttctttatttctttttgttataatgtgtcttaaattattttcaagcatgaactaaatttctaaatacctaggggagaCGAACCTTTTGATGGATTTTGTcgtttgatttttgttttacgcaataaatacttagtttcttatttttaattatgtgtgtttaattcttggtttaatatttctaaattattggtttatgtttgatgtgcttaaatcgaTGATTGAATAAActctatttaagagtagatcttgcaTAATTTAGTGAAGTTACATGCAATTCTAGAAATAAGATTACATAAATCTATCGggttagagtcaaatctaatagggaaaGCGATAGCACGAGTTAATGcaataataggggttttaattagaaagaaatttcaattaatcaacctaaagtcGGTTGCTCTTATGCTCTTATGCTCGAAAAAGTATTtgcaaaatttagggatttttacggaTCAATGTGTTAAGTAaaagaaattgcgtaatttagattgatagtgacaaATGAAATCTAAGTGGATTCTTTATCGGATATTGTTTTGCTTCTTGATtgttattcgattatttttgtgttttgtcatttattgtatttgttagttaattaatttagttaattttagttttaatcaatcactcaaattattcggttaaataatagaaagacagtaattactagtacttttagtcttcataggaatgatatctttgctcaccgtagtcatactattaattgataggtgcacttgccttagtcaaaattttagttagtttcgCAACACATCAATCAACTAattctttagataaatttttctttatatataatatttatttgtcaaa includes the following:
- the LOC105788413 gene encoding eukaryotic peptide chain release factor subunit 1-3, producing MADGHESDKNIEIWKIKKLIKALEAARGNGTSMISLIMPPRDQISRVTKMLGDEFGTASNIKSRVNRQSVLGAITSAQQRLKLYSKVPPNGLVLYTGTIVTDDGKEKKVTIDFEPFRPINASLYLCDNKFHTEALNELLESDDKFGFIVMDGNGTLFGTLSGNTREVLHKFSVDLPKKHGRGGQSALRFARLRMEKRHNYVRKTAELATQFFINPSTSQPNVSGLILAGSADFKTELSQSDMFDQRLQAKILNVVDVSYGGENGFNQAIELSSEILANVKFIQEKRLIGKYFEEISQDTGKYVFGVDDTLKALEMGAVETLIVWENLDINRYQLKNSTTGEITIKHLNKEQEANESNFRDPVSSADLEVVEKMPLLEWFANEYRQFGCSLEFVTNKSQEGSQFCRGFGGIGGILRYQLDMRSFDEFSDEEVYDDSE